The Amycolatopsis endophytica genome includes the window GCAAGCTCGACGACCCCAAGATCAAGTTCTCGCTGATCGGGGCAGGCGTGCTCGTCGCCGCACTGCTGGTGCGCAAGCTCTTCCGCTGAGTCAGGCCCGCGCGGCCGGCGTGCTCGCGCCCGCCGCCACCTTGATCGACGAGGTGGCCGGCGGTGCCGAGGGCGTCGGCTTCGCGGTCTCCAGCGCGTCTCCGATGTTCGCGGTCAGCTTCGCCTTTGGCTTCTTGTCCGGCTTCGGCGCCGGTTGCGCTGGTACCGCATCCGGTTCCGCCGCCGGTTCCCCCGCGGCCTTCGCCTCGGATTCCGCGGGCCTCGCCGGCTCGGGCACCTCGACCGGCGCCTGTTCCGGCCTGGTCAGCCGTGCGGTCATGTAGGCCGCGGTGAACTCCAGCGCACTCCCGTTGAGCAGGTGGACGACGGTGGCCCCCTTCGCCTCCGCGCCCAGCTCCTCGACGAACTGGTCGACCTGGTCACGTGCGGCGATGATCCCGGGCGCCCGCGCGGTCAGGCTCCGGCCCGCGCCGGTCACGCTCACCGCCCAGTCGTCGTTCTCCGGCACGTAGATGGCCGTGATCGGTACCGCCATGAGTCTCACACCCCTGCTGCTCTCGGCTGCATACTCCACACTGAGGGAGCACTCCGAAGCCTCGTCATGACGCCGATCGCCTTCATCCGATCGGGCGTGCTTCTGCGGCCATTTGCCTAACGCTCTGTCAACGTCTATCGATACATCAACAGAACTCTGTGTGACAAGCGATGGGCGCGAATGTGCTGTGCGTGACGGCCGGATGGAGCAGTCGTCAGCGGAAACGCGCGATCACTCAGCGCGAAGACCCAGTCCCGACCAGAGGACTTCCATGGCCAGCTCGGTCGCCATATCGGGTGACACTTCGTCGTGCCGCTCGCACCAGATGGCGAGCCGCTCGCAGGCTCCGACGACGAGTTCGGCCGTCGCTTCGAGCAGTGCGGGTCCCGCCTCGCCGGCGAAGTAGTGCGCCATCAGCGTCGCGATGAGGTCCGTCTGCTGGCGCCGCGTGTCCTCCAGCGCGTCGGACGCCGACGTGCCGATCAGGGCCATTTCGTGCCGCAGCAACGACCAGCCCTGCCTGCGCTCCCGCGCGAACACGAAGAACGCCCGGAACCCGTCACGCAGGGCCTCGCGTGCATCTGCCTGACCCGCCACCGCGCGCTCGGTCGCTTCACGCAGCTCGGCGCGCGCCTGCGCGACGCAGGCGAGCAGCAGCCCCTCCTTGGAGTTGAAGTACTCGTACAGCATCGGCTTGGACACGCCGACCCGTTCGGCGATCTCGTCCATCGACGCGGCGGCGAAACCGCGTTCGGCGAACACCGCCTCCGCGACCTCGAGCATCTGCTGTTCGCGCTGCGCTCGGGGCATGCGTTTGCGGCGGGTCGGCCCGGTCATGGAAACGACACTACCGGAAGTAACCTACTCCGAGTAAGATGGACTCGCGGTAACACCTAATGCTCAGTGTGGAGGAAGGTACATGGCAGAGCACACGCGAACGGGCGTGATCATCGTCGGCACCGGGTTCTCCGGTCTGGGCATGGCGATCCAGCTGCGCAAGGAGGGTCGCGAGGACTTCGTGATCCTGGAGAAGGCCGGCGATGTCGGCGGCACCTGGCGCGACAACACCTACCCGGGCTGCGCCTGCGACATCCAGTCGCACATGTACTCGTTCTCCTTCGAGCAGAACCCGAACTGGACCCGCTCGTTCTCGCCGCAGCCGGAGATCTGGGACTACCTGCGCGGTG containing:
- a CDS encoding TetR/AcrR family transcriptional regulator, which codes for MLEVAEAVFAERGFAAASMDEIAERVGVSKPMLYEYFNSKEGLLLACVAQARAELREATERAVAGQADAREALRDGFRAFFVFARERRQGWSLLRHEMALIGTSASDALEDTRRQQTDLIATLMAHYFAGEAGPALLEATAELVVGACERLAIWCERHDEVSPDMATELAMEVLWSGLGLRAE